In one window of Tenacibaculum mesophilum DNA:
- the rplV gene encoding 50S ribosomal protein L22, which yields MGSRKHNMATQLKEARKSRAFAKLTNCPTSPRKMRLVADLVRGVEVEKALQILKFSPKEASRNLEKLLLSAIANWQAKNEDASIEDAGLYVKSICVDSAGMLKRLRPAPQGRAHRIRKRSNHVTLELGTKNNSN from the coding sequence ATGGGAAGTCGTAAACATAACATGGCAACACAGTTAAAAGAAGCTAGAAAGTCTAGAGCTTTCGCTAAATTAACTAATTGTCCTACATCACCAAGGAAAATGCGCTTGGTAGCAGATTTAGTAAGAGGAGTAGAAGTTGAAAAAGCTTTACAAATCTTAAAGTTCAGTCCAAAAGAAGCATCACGTAACTTAGAAAAGTTATTATTATCAGCTATTGCTAACTGGCAAGCTAAAAATGAAGATGCAAGCATTGAAGATGCTGGATTATACGTAAAATCAATTTGTGTTGATAGCGCAGGTATGTTAAAAAGGTTAAGACCAGCTCCGCAAGGTCGTGCACATAGAATTCGTAAGCGTTCTAATCACGTAACTTTAGAGTTAGGAACTAAAAATAATAGTAATTAA
- the rpsC gene encoding 30S ribosomal protein S3, protein MGQKTNPIGNRLGIIRGWESNWYGGNDYGDKIAEDDKIRKYLYARLSKASVSRIIIERTLKLVTVTITTARPGIIIGKGGQEVDKLKEELKKITGKEVQINIFEIKRPELDAKLVAASIARQIENRISYKRATKMAIAAAMRMNAEGIKVQLSGRLNGAEMARSEHYKEGRIPLSTFRADIDYALVESHTTYGRIGVKVWIMKGEVYGKRELSPLVGLSKQKGSGNKGGGKRQPRRRK, encoded by the coding sequence ATGGGACAAAAGACAAATCCAATAGGAAATCGTTTAGGAATTATCAGAGGATGGGAATCTAACTGGTATGGTGGAAATGACTACGGAGATAAGATTGCTGAAGATGATAAGATAAGAAAGTATTTATATGCTAGATTATCTAAAGCAAGTGTATCAAGAATTATTATTGAGCGTACCTTAAAACTTGTAACCGTTACTATCACTACTGCACGTCCAGGTATCATTATTGGTAAAGGAGGTCAAGAGGTAGACAAGTTAAAAGAAGAGCTTAAGAAAATTACTGGTAAAGAAGTTCAAATTAATATTTTCGAAATTAAGCGTCCAGAATTAGATGCAAAATTAGTTGCTGCTAGTATTGCACGTCAAATTGAAAATAGAATTTCTTACAAGCGAGCTACTAAAATGGCAATCGCTGCTGCAATGAGAATGAATGCAGAAGGAATTAAAGTTCAATTATCAGGCCGTTTAAACGGAGCTGAAATGGCACGTTCTGAGCATTACAAAGAAGGAAGAATTCCTCTTTCTACCTTTAGAGCAGACATCGATTATGCACTTGTTGAATCACATACTACATACGGAAGAATCGGTGTGAAAGTATGGATTATGAAAGGTGAGGTTTATGGAAAACGTGAATTATCTCCATTAGTTGGACTATCTAAGCAAAAAGGTAGTGGAAACAAAGGAGGTGGTAAACGTCAACCTCGCAGAAGAAAATAA